ACACCATCGGCAACGACGTCAGCAGCCGCGAGATCGAAGGCGACAACCCGCTGTACCTCCCGCAGGCGAAAATCTACGACCGCAGTTGCTCGATCGGCCCCTGCATCGCCTCGACCGAGTCCATCGACGACCCCCACGACCTCACCATGACCATGACCATCGAACGCGACGGCGAGGTCGTCTACGAGCAAAGCGCCGACACCGGCGACATGGTCCACAGCTGCGAGGAACTGGTCTCCTACCTCGAGCGCCACAACGAACTGCCCGAACTGACCGTCCTGCTGACCGGCACCGCGCTCGTCCCCGAGGACTACACCATGCACCCCGGCGACGAGGTCCTCATCGAAATCGAAGACGTCGGCACCCTCACCAACGGCGTCGTCGACGTCTGAGCCGCGTCAGCGGGTCTGGTACCACCATCGATCGGACCACACAGCCTGTGACCCAGAAGCGGGCCTGTAGCTTCAGGCAGCGCGCATCGATCGCAGTTGGTCCGCACTTCGCTGCTCGCGACGCAGTCCGAAGGCTGCCGCTCTGAACGGCGGCTAGTTTTCTCCGCCCAGCTGTAACGGGCGAGCGCATGTCCGCGGCCGCGTCCGAGGGTTCTCGGAGAGGGGAAAGTGACCCAGTGCCATCAGAGCCTCGTTGTTCAGAATCGGACTGTCGTCTGGAATCACAGGTGCCCTCCACTCACGGGGTCGACTGCGTCGTAGTGGTTAATAGATCACCCGTACACAAATATATCGCACCCGGTAGGAGAGGCGTAGTAACTCACAGGGGATACGTTTAGGAGGGCTCGGTTCTCTCGTTTCGATGTGAGACTGGTCGGCCGTCGCCGGAGTTCGGCTCGGAGCGGCGACGCTGCAGCGCGGGGGACGAAACGGTGTCAGTGAAGTACCAGTCGAGGGCCGAGTAGACGATCGGCCCCAATCACCGCCGGCGGGGAAACGCGATGAGACGGTAATTTCCGAGTTCTGGTTCGCGATAATTGCAAGCGGGTGTCGCCGGTAGCCGCTTCGAGCACCGGGTTCTTCGACGGCGACGCGATTCGGTCTCGCTCCGCCGACTGGCGGCCAACCGGTTCGTCACGCCCTGTCTCGAACTGGACGAGCGACCGTGCCAGAGACGTTGCCTCTCGGGATTCGACGAGGTACCTGTATCTGATAATTCGGCGGCAAAGAAAGGTATCCGGCATCCATACCAAGGTAGATGTTCCCACTCACTGTTTGTGGACGGATACGTCTTTGGGCCAGTATCGTGTATCCGGTAGACGCGGAAGGCCCGGTGGCAGCGCCCGGTCAGCACAGGACGGGACAGCCCCGTACTGCGCTCCCGTTCTCGTCGAATTCCCTGGTGTTCCGTCGCAGCGACGGCCTCGAGGGTCCGACGGGAGGCCGACAGGTCATCCGGTAGTAGCGGAAGGCTTTTCATCGATAGTGGTGACTTGGTGAGTATGCCCGATGCAGTCCCGGTGAACGCGGCCAAGATCTCCCTGGAGATAGTCGAGACGCTCCGCGAACTGGACGGGGCGGGCGTCTCGGAGATCGCCGACCGGCTCGACAGACCCACGAGCACGATCCACGATCACCTGCAGACGCTCGAGGCGGAGGAGTACCTCGTCAAGGAGGGGAGCACGTACCACGTCAGCACCCGGTTCCTCCAGCTCGGCGATCAGGCCCGGTCCCGCAAGAAGGTGTTCGAGATCGCGCGCCCAGAGATCGACGACCTCGCCGACAAGACCGGCGAACACGCCAATCTCATGATCGAGGAACACGGGCTCGGCGTGTTCCTCTACCGGGCCCGCGGCCCGGACGCCGTCCAGCTCGACACGCACGCTGGGATGCGCGTCCCGCTCCAGACGACGGCCCTGGGGAAGACGATCATGGCCAATCGCCCACGCGAGGAGGTCGAGGAGATCGTCGACCGACGAGGGCTGCCGGAGGTGACCGAGACGACGGTCACCGACCGCGAGGAGCTGTTCGAGGTGCTCGACGAGGTCCGCGAGCGCGGCTACGCGTACGACGACGAGGAGCGCGTCAAGGGGATGCGCTGCGTCGCGGCACCGATCACGGACGACGACGGGCGCGCCATCGCCGCCGTCAGCGTCTCCGGCCCCAAGAGCCGGATGCGCGGCGACCGGTTCTCGGAGGAGATCCCCGAGCTGATCCTCCGGAGCGCGAACGTCATCGAAGTGAATCTCACCTACTCCTGAGACTGCCGGCTACAGGTCCAGAGAGGCGTTCGATCCCCGGAGTGGCGAATGTCTCGGAATAGCCACAGCCGGCAGTATAAACGCAACAGTTAGGTTCCGGGCGCCGGCACTCACACTCGATGCAGTTCGTCCGATACACTACCGGCGGTGCCCCGGAGTGGGGCGTTCGACGCGACGACGACATCGTACCGCTCGCGGGGCTCCGCGAGGACGTCAGCTACCAGCAACTGACCGATTCCGGTTTCCTCCGGGTCGTCGAGGACGCCGTCGAGGCCGCCGCCGACAGCTCCGTCCCGGCCGAGGAGGCCCGCCTCCTCGCGCCCGTCCCTCGTCCCGGCAAGATCGTCTGCGTCGGCATGAACTACCACGATCACGCCGAGGAGCAGGACGAGGAGGTGCCCGACCAGCCGCTGCTGTTCGGCAAATCGCCGTCGTCCGTCACCAATCCCGGCGACCCCATCGTCCACCCCGCGGAGCTCGATGAGGTCGACTACGAGGTCGAGCTGGGCGTCGTGATCGGCCGCACCGCGAAGGACGTCGACGCGGCCGAGGCCCGCGACTACGTGGCGGGGTACACGGCGATCAACGACGTCAGCGGCCGGGACGCGCAGTTCGACGACGGCCAGTGGTTCCGCGGCAAGAGCTTCGACACGTTCGCGCCGATGGGACCGACGCTGGTGCCCGACGAGTACGTCGACCCGCACGGCCTTGACGTCGCCTGTCGCGTCAACGGCGAGACGAAGCAGGACTCGAACACGGAGGAGTTCATCTTCGACGTCGACGATCTAGTCGAGTATATCAGCGGGTTCACGACGCTACGCCCGGGCGACGTCATCTCGACCGGCACGCCCGGCGGCGTCGGCGTGTTCCGCGACCCGCCCGAACTGCTCGAACCCGGCGACGAGGTCGACGTCGAGATCGAGGGCATCGGGACGCTGACCAACTCCGTCGTCGCCGAGGAGTAGCGACCCCGATCAGGAGGCCCGCGCCTGTTCGAACGGCGCAAACCGGTGTCCGGAGGCGAACGGATCGCCGACGAAACCACTACCGTGACGGCGACTGCCCGTCGCGGTGAACGGGACCGTCCCTTCCCACGCCGCAGGTAACCCTTAGTACGCCGTCGGCCGTTGGCGCTCGTATGGTGCTGGACACGCACACGCACGCCTGGGGAGCGGCCAGCGAGGAACACCCCTGGGTCAACGGGCCGATCCTCGACCTCGTCGACGGGTTCGACGTCCACGCGGTGTACACCGACGACCGCCTGCTGCGGGACATGGACCGCAACGGGATCGACGAGGCCGTCGTCGTGGGGTATCCCATCTGCGAGTGGATGGACAACTGGTACACCCTGCAAGCGGTCGAGGGGAGCGATCGGCTGTACGGCATCGTGATGCTCGATCAGTTCGCCGACGGCGCGGCCGACCGCCTCAGGGAATACATGGCCGTCGACGGTATCCTCGGGATCCGACTGGGCGCCGCCTGCCCGTACGATCGGATGTGGGAGACGTTCGACCCGAGCGTTGACTGGCTCCGGGACGCGATCGAGGAGGAGGCCTTCTGGGAGGCCGCCCGCGAGACCGACGCCGCCGTCCAGATCCTCTGTGACTACACCCAGCTCGACCAGGCTCTCGAACTGGTCGAGACCTATCCCGAGCTGACCTACCTGTTCGACCACTTCGCCCACGCGGGGCCCGGCGTCTCCACCGACGCGGAGACGTTCGCCCGGTTCGAGGAACTGGCCGAGTACGACACCGTCGCCGTCAAGGTCTCCGAAGTGGTCCACCGCTCGAACGAGGGGTTCCCCTACGCGGACATGCACGACGCGGTCCGGCGGTTTCTGGACGTGTTCGGCCGCGAGCGCGTGATCTGGGGATCTGACTACCCCAACGTCAGCGACGAGGCCGAGTACGGCGAGTCCCTGCACTGGCTGGATCAGGTCGACGGCCTGTCGACGGGCGACCGGAAGTGGCTCACCGACCGGTCGTTCCGCCGGCACGTCGGACTGGAGTAGTCGACGGGCTGCCGGCGAAGTGAGCAGATAACGTGAGGGGGTCAGGCACGGGACGTCTCGCCCTAACGGTCCATGAGAGGGGCAGTGACGGTACCTATTCCCGTGCGTGCAAAAGATTCGCACGAGGGGGTCATAAATACCGGGTATCCTCCCGGGTGCGGAGTCCCCGCCCGACCGGGAGCGAAGGCGGACGGAGTTCCGGCATCCGCCGACGGTTCCCTCGACCCGCAAGTTACATGCCCCGTGATACGGTACAGTGGGCCACATAACCATGTCAGCAACGCCAATCGATTCCCTGGCGTCGGCGCTATCCGCCCTCGACGTCCCCTGCGAGCGGACGACACCGGACGAGTTCGGCGAGACGCTCGCGGAGCACCTCCGCGGACCCGCCGTCGGCGTCTCGCTCGACGGCGTCGACGCCAGCCTGTCGAGGACGGACGTGACGGTCGATCCGACGCCGGCCGAACTCGACGCCGCGCACACCGGCGTGACGCCGGCCTCCTTCGCGATCGCCGACTACGGATCGGTCGTGATTCCGACGACGGAGACCGGGACCGAACTCGTGAGCCTCTTCGTGGACCGCCACGTGGCAGTCGTCGACGAGGCCGACGTCGTCCCCGGGATGGAGGCCGCCTTCGACCGCTTCGGCGACGAGTTCCGCGCCGACGCTGGCAGCGGCATCGTCGCCACGGGGCCGAGCGCGACGGCCGACATGGGAGCGCTCGTCCGCGGCGCGCACGGGCCCAGCGAGGTCCGCGTGATCGTCCTGGAGGACGACGATGAGTAAGGCCGATCGGCTCCGCGAGGTGATGGCCGCCGAGGGCGAGGCGGTCAGCGAGAACACGCAGGGGTTCAACGCGGGCCGCTACGAGTCCGTCGAGCGCCTCGAGGACTACGAGGAACTGAAGGCGAAGGCCCGCTCGATCAAGGAAGACGCCATCGAGCGGCTCCCCGAACTGATCGACGAACTCCGCGAGACGATCGAGGACAGGGGCGGCACGCTGTACGTAGCCGACGACGCGGCCGACGCCAACGACTACGTCAGGTCGGTCGTCGACGACCGGGACGCCGAGCGGGTCGTCAAGAGTAAGTCGATGACCTCCGAGGAGATCGACGTCAACGAGGCCCTCGAGGCGGACGGCGTCGACGTCGTCGAGACGGACCTCGGCGAGTGGGTGCTGCAGGTCGCCGACGAGGCACCGAGCCACATCGTCGCGCCCGCCATCCACAAGTCGCGCGAGGACATCGCACGGCTGTTCAACGAGCGGTTCGATCCCGACGAGCCCCTGGAGACCGCCGAGGAGCTCACGACCTTCGCGCGCGAGCACCTCGGCGAACTCGTCGAGGACGCCGAGGTCGGCATGACGGGCGCGAACTTCGTCACCGCCGACACGGGCACGATGGCGCTGGTGACCAGCGAAGGCAACGCCCGGAAGACCGTCGCCGCGACGGACACCCACGTCGCCGTCGCCGGCGTCGAGAAGGTGATCCCCAGCGTCGAGGACCTCCAGCCGTTCGTAGAGCTGATCGGTCGATCCGGGACGGGGCAGGACATCACCTCCTATATCTCCCTGCTGACGCCGCCGGTCGGGACGCCGACAGTCGATTTCGGCGACGACGAGACGCCCATCTCGGAGTACGACGACGACCGGGACTTCCACCTCGTGCTGATCGACAACGGCCGGACGGCGATGCGCGAGGACGACGACCTCCGGGAGACGCTGTACTGCATCCGCTGCTCCGCGTGCTCGAACTCCTGTGCGAACTTCCAGCAGGTCGGCGGCCACGCCTTCGGCGGGGAGACCTACTCCGGCGGCATCGCGACCGGCTGGGAGACCGGCGTCGAGGGACTGGACACCGCGGCCGAGTTCAACGACCTCTGTACCGGCTGTACGCGCTGCGTCGACGCCTGCCCGGTCGGCATCGACATCCCCTGGATCAACACCGTCGTCCGCGACCGGATCAACCACCGCGGCGAGGAGGGCCAGTTCGACTTCCTCGTCGACGGGCTCACGCCCGACGAGGAGACGGGCTCGCCGTCGCTGCAGAAGCGCTTGTTCGGCAACTTCGAGACCGTCGCGAAGGCCGGGTCTGCGCTCGCGCCCGTCTCCAACTGGCTCGCAGACGCGTTCGTCTCGCGGGCCGCCATGCAGCGGGTCCTCGGCATCGACGCCCGCCGGGACCTCCCGGAGTTCCAGCGCGAGACGCTGGTCGACTGGTTCGCTGATCGGGACGTCACCGTCGAGAATCCCCGTCGACGGGCCGTGCTCTACCCCGACCTGTACACCAACCACGTGCAGGTGGAGCGCGGGAAGGCCGCGGTCCGCGTCCTCGAAGCGCTCGGCGTCGACGTCGTCGTGCCGCCCGCGCCGTCGAGCGGTCGCGCCCCGCTCTCACAGGGGATGGTGGCGACGGCCCGCGACCACGCCGAGCGCGTCGCGGCGACGCTGGAACCCCACGTCCGGGACGGCCGCGACGTCGTCGTGATCGAGCCGAGCGACCACGCGCTGTTCGAGCGCGAGTACGAGCGACTCCTCGACGAGGCGTCGTTCGAGCGCCTCGCGTCGAACGCCTACGAGGTCATGGAGTTCGTCTACGGGCTGCTGGAGAATGGCGCCCCGGCCGACGCGCTCGCCCGCGGCGACGGCGAGGCCGTCGCGTATCACAGCCACTGCCAGCAGCGGACGCTCGGCCTGGAGCCCCATACCGTCGCCGTCCTCGAGGACCTGGGCTACGACGTGCTGACCTCGGACGTCGAGTGCTGCGGGATGGCCGGGAGCTTCGGCTACAAGGACCAGTACTACGACGTGAGTATGGCCGTCGGCGACGAGCTCCGGGAGCAGTTCACCGACGACGACGCCCGCGACCGGACGGTCGTCGCCAGCGGGACGTCGTGTCTCGACCAGCTGGACGACCTGCTCGAACGGCCGACGAGACATCCGATCCAGTTGCTCTCCCCGTAACGTCTCCCGCCGATCTGTGTCCGGTCCTACCGGAAGGCTGAGGACGGGGAACTTCTACGAACGGTCGAGATCCCCACTCTCAGACCGGTTCTATCACCGAAGCTGCCCCAGTAGCGCCGTACGATCAGACGAACACGGCAACTCCCGACGTGTAGTTTCCGCACACACCGGAAAATCTGATAACAGAGGTACGGTTGTTATAAAATAGACTATTCCGTTTCTCTCGCCGCAGAGTCGCTGTATCGGGTGGTACGACGGATCTGGTTGGTTTCCGACACCGTCGGAAGCGTTCGTTCGACGGCCGCCCTGATCGCTCGGCTTCTCCGGATCACAGTGAGCAGCAACGGCCACCGGGTCGATCACTGATCGGTTCTGCCTCCCGTTCATGTTGGTCTGCCCGGTCTAAATAGGCCACGACGGGACTCACGGTGAACCCGTGGTCGACAGTGAAACGCCGATACTAGTGCGACCTGATAGTTCACCCGTTATGTTTCTCTGACTAATCATCTGGACGGGCTAGCGGTCCTCGGTTTCACTCCGCAGCAGAATTACTTTGAGCAAGTGACATCGATCAGTCGAGGCACCGCTATCGGGACGTTAGACCCATATAAAACTATAATTCAGGACATTCGTGCTGTATCGATCGGGTCCCGTTCGTTCTGCCGGACAGAGATGCGCAGTGGGAGTCGCCCCGGAGTCGAAGACTTCGCGTAGCGGATGTCAGTCGTTTCTGGGGAGACGAGGGGCCTTCGTGCCTCACAGACGATCCGATGATCGTCCATCGAACAGCCGACGTTCGTCGCACCGCGCCCGACGTGAGCAGTGGAGCAGCACCGATCGATAACTAAACAATCAATTCGACACATATTACAGTAAACTTATATTTCCTTCGGACGGGCGTTGCTACTGATCTCGGTGGGCGGCGTCGCGTCTCGTTTCACAGAACGCGGTCACGGCAGTCGCTCGCAGAGGCGAGACGGACGAATCCGGCAGAGATCACTGGAACGTCGCTCTGGTAGACTCGTCTGCTCTCGCCGGAACAGCGCCTCCGTGAGGAAGCGAGTCGAAACACGGGCACTCAGAGCGACGGCCGGAGCGTGACTTCATCGACTGCTGGGGGCCTCGTCAGCCTGATAGATCTCGTTCACGAAAGACGTCGGGAGACCAGCCGTGAGCCCCCCGTCGACGACGACGTTTTCGCCGGTGATGAACCCCGACCGCTCCGTGGCGAGGAAGAGCGCGGTGTCGGCGACCTCGTCCGGGCGGCCGAAGCGACCGAGCGGATACTGGTCGAGCCAGCGGTCCCGCGCGCTCGTACCGCCCGATCGGTCCTCGGTGTCCTCCATCTCTTCCTTGCGATTCTGCGTCTCGATCGTCCCCGCCGAGAGGACGTTCGACCGGACGCCGTACTGACCGTAGTGGGTCGCGACGTTACGCGAGAGCGCCAGGAGGCCGCTCTTGGCCTCGGAGTACCCCGCCAGTCCAATACCGAACAGGCCGTTGACCGAACCGACGTGGATCATCGATCCGCCGCCGGCGGCGATCATCGCGGGTAACGCCTCGCGCGCCAGCAAGTACGGGCCCTTCAGGTTGAGTTCGACCGTCCGCTCGAAGGTCTCCTCGTCACAGCGATGCAGGAGGTCGGCCGATTCGTCGGCACCGCCGGCGTTGTTCACCAGCACCCGGAGGTCGCCGAACTCCTCGATGGCGACGTCCACGAGGTCGCGGACCGCATCGGCGTCGGTCACGTCGCACTCGACTGGGACGACGCGCCCGTCGTGCTCGTCGGTAAGCTGGTCGGCGACCGGTTCGACGTCCGCGCGCGAGCGGGAGCAGATAGCGACGTCGCCGCCGGCAGCGGCGAAGGTCTCCGCGATCTGGCGGCCAATGCCTCTCGACGCGCCGGTGACGATAGCCGGGCGGTCGGCCAGGGACAGCTCTATCATATCGGTCTGACAGAGCCCCGCAGGGACAAAGAAGGTTACCCGCCCTTCGACGCGAGGCGGTCGAACCCGTCGAGAGCTCGTTCCGCCGTCGCGGTCGCCAGAAGCGCTTTCAGCCCGCCAGCCGATGGATCGGACATCGATGGACGTCGATCACTCGCTCAGCCACGAGACGGCGCTGCACACGTCGTGGAACAGCTCCCTGTCCCCCGGGCTCCGCGTCGAGTCGGGCGAGGTAGTCTCCTTCGACTGTCTGAACGACTCCGGCCCGCGTATCACGCCGGAGACGCGGAGCGAGGACCTGCCCGAGACCGAGTTCGTCGGTCACCACCTCACCGGACCGGTCGCCGTCGAGGGCGCCCGTCCCGGCGACGTCCTCCAGGTCGAGATACTCGAGGTCGGCCACGACGACTGGGGGTACACGCTGATACGGTCGGGCGAGACGGGCAAGGGCCTGCTCCCGGCAGCGTTTCCCGACCCGTTCGTCTATCACTGGGACCTCGACGACGACGTCGGCCACTTCGAGGCGGGGATCGAGGTGCCGCTCGCGCCGTTCCCCGGCGTCGTCGGCGTCGCACCCGCCGCGGAGGGTCCCCACTCGACGGGGCCACCCCGTCGCGTCGGGGGGAACCTGGACGTGAAACACCTGACGGAAGGATCGACGGTCTACCTCCCCGTCG
This region of Halomicrobium urmianum genomic DNA includes:
- the rhcF gene encoding 2,4-diketo-3-deoxy-L-rhamnonate hydrolase (part of the rhamnose catabolism pathway), which translates into the protein MQFVRYTTGGAPEWGVRRDDDIVPLAGLREDVSYQQLTDSGFLRVVEDAVEAAADSSVPAEEARLLAPVPRPGKIVCVGMNYHDHAEEQDEEVPDQPLLFGKSPSSVTNPGDPIVHPAELDEVDYEVELGVVIGRTAKDVDAAEARDYVAGYTAINDVSGRDAQFDDGQWFRGKSFDTFAPMGPTLVPDEYVDPHGLDVACRVNGETKQDSNTEEFIFDVDDLVEYISGFTTLRPGDVISTGTPGGVGVFRDPPELLEPGDEVDVEIEGIGTLTNSVVAEE
- a CDS encoding LUD domain-containing protein, which encodes MSATPIDSLASALSALDVPCERTTPDEFGETLAEHLRGPAVGVSLDGVDASLSRTDVTVDPTPAELDAAHTGVTPASFAIADYGSVVIPTTETGTELVSLFVDRHVAVVDEADVVPGMEAAFDRFGDEFRADAGSGIVATGPSATADMGALVRGAHGPSEVRVIVLEDDDE
- a CDS encoding acetamidase/formamidase family protein, whose product is MDVDHSLSHETALHTSWNSSLSPGLRVESGEVVSFDCLNDSGPRITPETRSEDLPETEFVGHHLTGPVAVEGARPGDVLQVEILEVGHDDWGYTLIRSGETGKGLLPAAFPDPFVYHWDLDDDVGHFEAGIEVPLAPFPGVVGVAPAAEGPHSTGPPRRVGGNLDVKHLTEGSTVYLPVEVDDALFSIGDGHAAQGDGEVCVTAIETPLQVTARLTVRTDLDLDSPQFETTGPFTPSGRDEPTFATTGISDDPEEAARSAVKALVDHLHDHHGLAREAAYVLCSVAADLKINEAVNEPNWVVSAYLAKRLFPDE
- a CDS encoding LUD domain-containing protein; its protein translation is MSKADRLREVMAAEGEAVSENTQGFNAGRYESVERLEDYEELKAKARSIKEDAIERLPELIDELRETIEDRGGTLYVADDAADANDYVRSVVDDRDAERVVKSKSMTSEEIDVNEALEADGVDVVETDLGEWVLQVADEAPSHIVAPAIHKSREDIARLFNERFDPDEPLETAEELTTFAREHLGELVEDAEVGMTGANFVTADTGTMALVTSEGNARKTVAATDTHVAVAGVEKVIPSVEDLQPFVELIGRSGTGQDITSYISLLTPPVGTPTVDFGDDETPISEYDDDRDFHLVLIDNGRTAMREDDDLRETLYCIRCSACSNSCANFQQVGGHAFGGETYSGGIATGWETGVEGLDTAAEFNDLCTGCTRCVDACPVGIDIPWINTVVRDRINHRGEEGQFDFLVDGLTPDEETGSPSLQKRLFGNFETVAKAGSALAPVSNWLADAFVSRAAMQRVLGIDARRDLPEFQRETLVDWFADRDVTVENPRRRAVLYPDLYTNHVQVERGKAAVRVLEALGVDVVVPPAPSSGRAPLSQGMVATARDHAERVAATLEPHVRDGRDVVVIEPSDHALFEREYERLLDEASFERLASNAYEVMEFVYGLLENGAPADALARGDGEAVAYHSHCQQRTLGLEPHTVAVLEDLGYDVLTSDVECCGMAGSFGYKDQYYDVSMAVGDELREQFTDDDARDRTVVASGTSCLDQLDDLLERPTRHPIQLLSP
- a CDS encoding IclR family transcriptional regulator, yielding MPDAVPVNAAKISLEIVETLRELDGAGVSEIADRLDRPTSTIHDHLQTLEAEEYLVKEGSTYHVSTRFLQLGDQARSRKKVFEIARPEIDDLADKTGEHANLMIEEHGLGVFLYRARGPDAVQLDTHAGMRVPLQTTALGKTIMANRPREEVEEIVDRRGLPEVTETTVTDREELFEVLDEVRERGYAYDDEERVKGMRCVAAPITDDDGRAIAAVSVSGPKSRMRGDRFSEEIPELILRSANVIEVNLTYS
- a CDS encoding amidohydrolase family protein, encoding MLDTHTHAWGAASEEHPWVNGPILDLVDGFDVHAVYTDDRLLRDMDRNGIDEAVVVGYPICEWMDNWYTLQAVEGSDRLYGIVMLDQFADGAADRLREYMAVDGILGIRLGAACPYDRMWETFDPSVDWLRDAIEEEAFWEAARETDAAVQILCDYTQLDQALELVETYPELTYLFDHFAHAGPGVSTDAETFARFEELAEYDTVAVKVSEVVHRSNEGFPYADMHDAVRRFLDVFGRERVIWGSDYPNVSDEAEYGESLHWLDQVDGLSTGDRKWLTDRSFRRHVGLE
- a CDS encoding SDR family NAD(P)-dependent oxidoreductase, producing the protein MIELSLADRPAIVTGASRGIGRQIAETFAAAGGDVAICSRSRADVEPVADQLTDEHDGRVVPVECDVTDADAVRDLVDVAIEEFGDLRVLVNNAGGADESADLLHRCDEETFERTVELNLKGPYLLAREALPAMIAAGGGSMIHVGSVNGLFGIGLAGYSEAKSGLLALSRNVATHYGQYGVRSNVLSAGTIETQNRKEEMEDTEDRSGGTSARDRWLDQYPLGRFGRPDEVADTALFLATERSGFITGENVVVDGGLTAGLPTSFVNEIYQADEAPSSR